Proteins from a single region of Malaclemys terrapin pileata isolate rMalTer1 chromosome 25, rMalTer1.hap1, whole genome shotgun sequence:
- the CCR7 gene encoding C-C chemokine receptor type 7 isoform X1, whose protein sequence is MDSGKQVKVAAVLSLPFIFQLCTGNNVTDYYDSNTTVDYNMFETLCEKAEVRSFRAAFLPAMYSLICFVGLLGNGLVMLTYVYFKRLKTMTDIYLLNLALADILFLLTLPFWATSAAKYWLFGEFACKAVYCICKMSFFSGMLLLLAISIDRYFSIVQAASAHRLRSRMIFISKITCFSIWILAFVLSIPELVHSGVNASETPRCSIIATTDLHKFDTGIKVSQMVFGFLVPLLVMSFCYFVIVKTLLQARNFEKNKAIKVIIAVVIVFVVFQLPYNGVMLAKTISAFNNTDSLCEKSKQLDVADDVTYTLACFRCCLNPFLYAFIGVKFRNDLFKLLKELGCLSQERLWHLSSCRENRRFSFAMETETTTTFSP, encoded by the exons GTAAACAGGTGAAGGTAGCAGCTGTTTTGAGTCTTCCCTTCATTTTCCAG TTGTGCACAGGCAACAATGTCACTGACTACTATGACTCCAACACCACTGTTGATTACAACATGTTTGAGACTCTCTGTGAGAAGGCTGAGGTCCGGAGCTTCCGCGCCGCATTCCTCCCAGCTATGTACTCACTCATCTGCTTCGTTGGGCTCCTGGGGAACGGCCTGGTGATGCTGACCTACGTCTACTTCAAGAGGCTCAAGACAATGACTGACATCTACCTGCTGAACCTGGCCTTAGCGGACATCCTCTTCCTGCTGACGCTCCCCTTCTGGGCCACGAGCGCAGCCAAGTACTGGCTTTTTGGGGAGTTTGCCTGCAAAGCCGTCTACTGCATCTGCAAGATGAGCTTCTTCAGCGggatgctgctgctcctggccatcAGCATTGACAGGTACTTCTCCATTGTCCAGGCCGCCTCCGCCCACCGTCTCCGCTCCCGCATGATCTTCATCAGCAAGATCACGTGCTTCTCCATCTGGATCCTGGCCTTTGTCCTCTCCATCCCAGAACTGGTCCACAGTGGAGTGAACGCATCCGAGACCCCCCGCTGCTCCATCATCGCCACCACCGACTTGCACAAGTTCGACACTGGCATCAAAGTGTCCCAGATGGTCTTTGGCTTCCTAGTACCCCTGTTGGTCATGTCCTTCTGCTACTTTGTCATCGTCAAGACCTTGCTCCAGGCCCGTAACTTTGAGAAGAACAAGGCCATCAAGGTCATCATCGCTGTGGTGATAGTCTTCGTCGTCTTCCAGCTGCCTTACAATGGCGTCATGTTGGCCAAGACCATCTCAGCTTTCAACAATACTGACAGCCTGTGCGAGAAGAGTAAGCAGCTTGACGTGGCAGACGACGTGACCTACACTCTGGCCTGCTTCCGCTGCTGCCTCAACCCCTTCCTCTATGCCTTCATTGGCGTCAAGTTCCGCAACGACCTCTTCAAGCTTCTCAAGGAGCTGGGTTGCCTGAGCCAGGAGCGGCTCTGGCATCTGTCGAGCTGCAGGGAGAACAGGCGGTTCTCCTTTGCTATGGAGACCGAGACAACCACCACTTTCTCACCGTGA
- the CCR7 gene encoding C-C chemokine receptor type 7 isoform X2, which translates to MFETLCEKAEVRSFRAAFLPAMYSLICFVGLLGNGLVMLTYVYFKRLKTMTDIYLLNLALADILFLLTLPFWATSAAKYWLFGEFACKAVYCICKMSFFSGMLLLLAISIDRYFSIVQAASAHRLRSRMIFISKITCFSIWILAFVLSIPELVHSGVNASETPRCSIIATTDLHKFDTGIKVSQMVFGFLVPLLVMSFCYFVIVKTLLQARNFEKNKAIKVIIAVVIVFVVFQLPYNGVMLAKTISAFNNTDSLCEKSKQLDVADDVTYTLACFRCCLNPFLYAFIGVKFRNDLFKLLKELGCLSQERLWHLSSCRENRRFSFAMETETTTTFSP; encoded by the coding sequence ATGTTTGAGACTCTCTGTGAGAAGGCTGAGGTCCGGAGCTTCCGCGCCGCATTCCTCCCAGCTATGTACTCACTCATCTGCTTCGTTGGGCTCCTGGGGAACGGCCTGGTGATGCTGACCTACGTCTACTTCAAGAGGCTCAAGACAATGACTGACATCTACCTGCTGAACCTGGCCTTAGCGGACATCCTCTTCCTGCTGACGCTCCCCTTCTGGGCCACGAGCGCAGCCAAGTACTGGCTTTTTGGGGAGTTTGCCTGCAAAGCCGTCTACTGCATCTGCAAGATGAGCTTCTTCAGCGggatgctgctgctcctggccatcAGCATTGACAGGTACTTCTCCATTGTCCAGGCCGCCTCCGCCCACCGTCTCCGCTCCCGCATGATCTTCATCAGCAAGATCACGTGCTTCTCCATCTGGATCCTGGCCTTTGTCCTCTCCATCCCAGAACTGGTCCACAGTGGAGTGAACGCATCCGAGACCCCCCGCTGCTCCATCATCGCCACCACCGACTTGCACAAGTTCGACACTGGCATCAAAGTGTCCCAGATGGTCTTTGGCTTCCTAGTACCCCTGTTGGTCATGTCCTTCTGCTACTTTGTCATCGTCAAGACCTTGCTCCAGGCCCGTAACTTTGAGAAGAACAAGGCCATCAAGGTCATCATCGCTGTGGTGATAGTCTTCGTCGTCTTCCAGCTGCCTTACAATGGCGTCATGTTGGCCAAGACCATCTCAGCTTTCAACAATACTGACAGCCTGTGCGAGAAGAGTAAGCAGCTTGACGTGGCAGACGACGTGACCTACACTCTGGCCTGCTTCCGCTGCTGCCTCAACCCCTTCCTCTATGCCTTCATTGGCGTCAAGTTCCGCAACGACCTCTTCAAGCTTCTCAAGGAGCTGGGTTGCCTGAGCCAGGAGCGGCTCTGGCATCTGTCGAGCTGCAGGGAGAACAGGCGGTTCTCCTTTGCTATGGAGACCGAGACAACCACCACTTTCTCACCGTGA